The Candidatus Pantoea soli genome window below encodes:
- the murB gene encoding UDP-N-acetylmuramate dehydrogenase encodes MFSHAHSLKAFNTLSLDIHTRTLVTAESADVILEAWKRSQAQQQPFIVLGEGSNVLFLEDFTGTVVINAIKGMTLEEQDEAWILHAGAGENWHQLVEYTLKKGIPGLENLALIPGMAGSAPIQNIGAYGVEFKDICHYVDVLHLSSEKIVRLHRDECQFGYRDSVFKHLLKDQHVIVAVGLRLARQWKPVLSYGDLTKLNPATVSAWDVFNAVCQMRRSKLPDPRITGNVGSFFKNPLISAQQAEKLLAQWPGMPHYPQGNGEVKLAAGWLIDQCELKGHRIGGAAVHRQQALVLINEDHATPQDIVALARYVRSRVGEKFNVWLEPEVRFIGAQGERNAVEVIA; translated from the coding sequence ATGTTCAGCCACGCTCACTCACTCAAAGCATTCAACACCCTGTCTCTGGACATTCACACCCGCACGCTGGTCACCGCCGAGAGTGCAGATGTCATTCTTGAAGCCTGGAAGCGCAGCCAGGCGCAGCAACAGCCATTTATTGTACTGGGTGAAGGCAGTAATGTTCTGTTTCTGGAAGACTTTACTGGCACCGTGGTCATCAATGCCATCAAAGGCATGACGCTTGAAGAACAGGATGAGGCGTGGATTCTGCATGCCGGCGCCGGTGAAAACTGGCATCAGCTGGTTGAATATACGCTGAAGAAAGGCATTCCCGGCCTGGAAAATCTGGCGCTGATCCCCGGTATGGCCGGTTCTGCGCCGATCCAGAACATAGGCGCCTATGGCGTAGAGTTCAAAGATATCTGCCACTATGTTGACGTGTTGCACCTGTCATCGGAAAAGATTGTCCGCCTGCATCGTGACGAATGCCAGTTCGGCTATCGCGACAGTGTATTCAAGCATCTGCTTAAAGATCAGCACGTCATTGTGGCCGTTGGCTTACGCCTGGCCAGGCAATGGAAGCCAGTGCTGAGCTATGGCGATCTGACGAAGCTGAATCCGGCCACCGTATCGGCCTGGGATGTCTTTAACGCGGTCTGTCAGATGCGCCGCAGTAAGCTGCCCGATCCACGTATCACCGGTAACGTCGGGAGTTTCTTCAAAAACCCTCTTATCTCTGCTCAGCAGGCGGAAAAACTGCTTGCGCAGTGGCCGGGCATGCCGCATTACCCACAGGGAAATGGCGAGGTCAAACTGGCCGCTGGCTGGCTGATTGATCAGTGTGAGCTGAAGGGCCACCGGATAGGCGGTGCTGCAGTGCACCGCCAGCAGGCGCTGGTACTGATTAATGAAGATCATGCCACGCCACAGGATATCGTTGCGCTGGCCCGTTATGTGCGCAGCAGAGTAGGCGAGAAGTTCAACGTATGGCTGGAACCTGAGGTGCGCTTTATCGGCGCGCAGGGTGAGCGTAACGCTGTCGAGGTAATTGCATGA
- the birA gene encoding bifunctional biotin--[acetyl-CoA-carboxylase] ligase/biotin operon repressor BirA, producing MKDQSVPLRLVALLADGEFHSGEHLGEALGMSRAAINKHIQTLKSWGLDVYTVTGKGYSLPAPIQLLDEAAIRAQLQQANLDVIPVIDSTNQYLLDRMDQLTSGYACIAEYQQAGRGRRGRKWFSPFGANLYMSMYWRLDQGPAAAMGLSLVIGIVMAEVIQSLGAPDVRVKWPNDLYLHDRKLAGILVELTGKTGDAAQIVMGAGINLMMRAEGTAEINQGWINLQEAGIEIDRNQLAARMINSLREALPLFERDGLAPFITRWEALDNFINRPVKLLIGDREVHGIARGIDQQGGLLLEQDGEIKSWVGGEISLRPGT from the coding sequence ATGAAAGATCAAAGCGTCCCGCTCAGACTGGTTGCGCTACTGGCGGATGGCGAATTTCATTCCGGTGAACACCTGGGTGAAGCGCTTGGCATGAGCCGCGCGGCAATCAACAAACATATTCAGACTCTGAAAAGCTGGGGTCTGGATGTCTATACCGTGACGGGGAAAGGATACAGCCTGCCTGCGCCGATTCAGCTGCTTGATGAGGCGGCTATCCGCGCGCAGCTGCAGCAGGCTAATCTGGATGTTATCCCGGTAATAGACTCCACGAATCAGTATCTACTGGACCGCATGGATCAACTCACCTCAGGCTATGCCTGTATCGCTGAATATCAGCAGGCCGGACGCGGACGCCGCGGGCGTAAGTGGTTTTCACCTTTTGGTGCCAACCTTTATATGTCTATGTACTGGCGTCTGGATCAGGGGCCGGCGGCCGCAATGGGGCTAAGCCTGGTGATCGGCATTGTGATGGCAGAGGTGATTCAGTCTCTGGGCGCGCCTGACGTCCGGGTTAAATGGCCAAACGATCTCTACCTGCACGACCGCAAACTGGCGGGTATTCTGGTTGAGCTGACAGGTAAAACCGGTGATGCGGCGCAGATTGTGATGGGCGCGGGCATTAACCTGATGATGCGCGCCGAGGGGACAGCGGAAATTAATCAGGGCTGGATTAATTTGCAGGAGGCCGGTATTGAGATCGATCGTAATCAACTGGCCGCCAGAATGATTAACAGCCTGCGTGAAGCGCTGCCGCTGTTTGAGCGCGACGGCCTGGCGCCGTTCATCACGCGCTGGGAAGCGCTGGATAACTTTATTAATCGTCCGGTCAAACTGCTGATTGGCGATCGCGAGGTGCACGGGATCGCACGCGGTATCGATCAGCAGGGTGGTTTGCTGCTGGAGCAGGATGGTGAGATCAAATCCTGGGTTGGTGGTGAAATCTCGCTGCGCCCGGGCACATAA